A window from Citrus sinensis cultivar Valencia sweet orange chromosome 3, DVS_A1.0, whole genome shotgun sequence encodes these proteins:
- the LOC102614930 gene encoding plant intracellular Ras-group-related LRR protein 7, which translates to MGCCASKSAELKANQMSRWRSTGIVALRDAKLKTFPDDVLNLDKSVRTLDLTHNKIVDIPMEISKLINIQRLVLDDNNIERLPINLGKLQSLKVMTLDGNRITSLPDELGQLVRLERLSILGNMLTCLPETIGSLRNLVLLNVSNNKLKSLPESIGSCYSLEELQANDNLIGELPASICNLIHLKSLCLNNNNVGQIPANLLKDCKALQNISLHNNPISMDQFQQMEGFEEFEARRRKKFDKQIDSNVMISSKGLDEGVDK; encoded by the exons ATGGGGTGTTGTGCGAGCAAAAGCGCCGAGTTGAAAGCCAACCAAATGTCTCGATGGCGATCAACGGGCATTGTCGCCTTACGTGACGCCAAATTGAAG ACCTTTCCAGACGATGTTCTTAATCTGGACAAATCTGTGCGAACACTTGACTTGACACACAACAAAATAG TTGACATTCCCATGGAGATCAGTAAATTAATCAACATACAGCGCCTG GTGTtagatgataataatattgaGCGACTGCCAATAAATCTGGGAAAACTTCAATCTCTAAAAGTGATGACGCTTGATGGGAACCGAATTACGTCCTTGCCTGATGAAT TGGGGCAGCTGGTAAGGCTTGAGCGGTTATCCATTTTAGGAAACATGCTGACGTGCTTGCCTGAAACTATTGGGAGCTTGCGCAAT TTGGTTCTTTTAAATGTGTCAAACAATAAGTTAAAGTCTCTTCCAGAATCAATTGGTAGTTGCTACTCTTTGGAGGAATTACAAGCAAATG ATAATCTTATCGGGGAACTTCCTGCATCTATTTGTAATCTCATTCATTTGAAATCGCTTTgcttaaacaataataacgTCGGCCAG ATACCTGCTAATCTATTGAAGGACTGCAAAGCTCTGCAGAATATTTCGCTGCACAACAATCCTATTTCAATGGATCAATTTCAGCAG ATGGAAGGATTTGAAGAGTTTGAGGCAAGGAGGAGGAAGAAATTTGACAAGCAGATTGATTCCAACGTGATGATAAGTTCCAAAGGCCTCGATGAGGGTGTCGATAAATGA